Proteins from one Oryza sativa Japonica Group chromosome 12, ASM3414082v1 genomic window:
- the LOC4352711 gene encoding pectinesterase inhibitor 8-like, giving the protein MAMGSSSLLRGTVLLVAAAVVLASAPVSPGGGGVDTVAESCNAIRDFVEVAFCEAALRSSGPGAATADRHGHLLIAADLAAARGDSARDDAVAAAAAARASGGGERDGLEACGILYGSSVAAVRLMRGYAAARSWEAARSLLWLSGQAGMGCAAALDSPAPGMDRANEDFSRLTTMATALLNSVAATSG; this is encoded by the coding sequence ATGGCGATGGGGTCCTCCTCATTACTACGCGGCaccgtcctcctcgtcgccgccgccgtcgtcctcgcatCGGCGCCCGTctcgcccggcggcggcggggtggacaCGGTGGCGGAGTCGTGCAACGCCATCAGGGACTTCGTGGAGGTGGCGTTCTGCGAGGCGGCGCTGCGGTCGAGCGGCCCTGGCGCCGCCACGGCCGACCGCCACGGCCACCTCCTGATCGCGGCCGACCTggccgcggcgcgcggggacTCGGCGAGGGAcgacgccgtggcggcggcggcggcggcgcgggcgagcggcggcggagagcgggaCGGGCTGGAGGCGTGCGGCATCCTGTACGggtcgtcggtggcggcggtgcggctGATGCGCGGgtacgcggcggcgcggagctggGAGGCGGCGAGGTCGCTGCTGTGGCTGTCGGGGCAGGCCGGGATGGggtgcgcggcggcgctcgactcgccggcgccggggatgGACAGGGCCAACGAGGATTTCAGCCGGCTCACCACCATGGCCACCGCGCTGCTCaacagcgtcgccgccaccagcgGCTGA
- the LOC4352712 gene encoding uncharacterized protein — MARAAVVLAVVVFLAAGVQAGSGGGGGGAAWTALDGVCGDLGGYYVTPELCKSALCGGGGGGDTSSSSSPCRAASGAGKVAALAARLAAANATAARASVEAASRALEQNPSSSSNGTAAAAAAARRQGMRSCLQLYAGAVPALEWAARSVSAGRYRGAREVLQSAQYVSLGCEGMAGGGGGAAALPRENERFSVMAIVAHAVVASMLGP; from the coding sequence ATGGCGCGGGCGGCCgttgtcctcgccgtcgtcgtgttCTTGGCGGCCGGCGTGCAGgctgggagcggcggcggcggaggaggggcggcgtgGACGGCGCTGGACGGCGTGTGCGGCGACCTGGGCGGATACTACGTCACCCCGGAGCTCTGCAAGTCAGcgctctgcggcggcggcggcggcggggacacgtcgtcgtcgtcgtcgccgtgccgcgccgccagCGGCGcggggaaggtggcggcgctggcggcgaggctggcggcggcgaacgcGACCGCGGCGAGGGCCAGCGTCGAGGCCGCGTCGCGCGCCCTGGAACAGAatcccagcagcagcagcaacggcacggcggcggcggcggcggcggcgaggaggcaggGGATGCGGTCGTGCCTGCAGCTGTACGCCGGGGCGGTGCCGGCGCTGGAGTGGGCGGCGCGGTCGGTGTCCGCCGGGCGGTACCGCGGCGCGCGGGAGGTGCTCCAGTCGGCGCAGTACGTCTCTCTGGGGTGCGAGggcatggccggcggcggcggcggcgcggcggcgcttcCCCGCGAGAACGAGCGGTTCAGCGTCATGGCCATCGTCGcgcacgccgtcgtcgcctccatGCTGGGAccctag
- the LOC4352713 gene encoding uncharacterized protein isoform X1: MASSPSAVVLQAALDGDLHLLCEMAKKLDLRGFKDMNGRNALHLAASYGHLEICKFLVEESGLDVNSGSHRGETPILLAACDGDINVLIYLLDHGGDPAIPNAGGFMPLHYAAEYGHVDVVRLLLSKGVHVDPLNYSGAPLHLATANDHDQVAKVLLEHGADPNRVVNHVLSPLVVACCSHSLKCMKLLIKAGADVNDRSSTGPRTTPLVLAVDDGSADIVKILLEAGADPNIRNEDGRIPIMMAAARGQRELVEILFPRTKPIPCLPDWSVDGIIRTMRFTRTEPEDAVPVEILVSDSKLNAKEAFAEGEYITAIYFYTKALEKAPLDATLFANRSLCWLRLREGDVALLDARRCKALRPGWSKAWYREGAALSLLKNYREAAAAFTEALKLDPENYEIKIALREALECRKRAARSEEDKNP; this comes from the exons atggcctcctccccctccgccgtcgTCCTGCAGGCCGCCCTCGACGGCGACCTCCACCTCCTGTGTG AAATGGCCAAGAAGTTGGACCTGCGGGGATTCAAGGACATGAATGGGCGAAATGCGCTTCACTTGGCTGCAAGCTATGGGCATCTGGAGATCTGCAAGTTCCTGGTGGAGGAATCGGGCCTTGATGTCAACTCAGGCTCTCACAGAG GTGAGACACCAATACTTCTCGCCGCATGTGACGGGGACATTAATGTTTTAATATACCTTCTTGATCATGGTGGTGACCCAGCCATACCTAACGCGGGGGGCTTCATGCCGCTGCACTACGCAGCAGAGTACG GGCATGTTGATGTTGTGAGACTATTGCTGTCCAAAGGAGTTCATGTGGATCCTCTGAATTATAGTGGGGCCCCGCTGCACTTGGCTACCGCAAATGACCATGATCAGGTTGCGAAGGTTCTGCTTGAGCATGGTGCTGAT CCCAACAGAGTTGTCAACCATGTCCTTTCACCACTCGTTGTTGCTTGCTGCAGCCACTCCTTGAAATGCATGAAGTTACTGATCAAG GCTGGTGCTGATGTGAATGATAGAAGTTCTACTGGACCAAGAACGACCCCTTTAGTGCTTGCAGTTGATGATGGATCAGCCGATATTGTCAAAATCTTGCTAGAGGCTGGAGCTGACCCTAACATTCGTAACGAG GATGGGAGGATTCCTATCATGATGGCAGCAGCTCGTGGTCAACGAGAGCTTGTTGAAATTCTGTTTCCTAGGACAAAACCAATTCCATGTCTGCCAGATTGGAgtgttgatgggataattagaACTATGAGATTCACACGTACCGAACCTGAG GATGCAGTTCCTGTGGAAATACTAGTATCTGATTCGAAGTTAAATGCCAAGGAAGCATTTGCAGAGGGTGAATACATTACAGCAATCTACTTCTACACCAAG GCACTGGAAAAAGCCCCACTTGATGCCACCTTGTTCGCCAACCGCAGCCTCTGCTGGCTGCGGCTGCGAGAAGGAGACGTCGCTCTATTGGATGCGCGACGCTGCAAAGCCCTGCGCCCTGGTTGGTCCAAGGCATGGTACCGTGAGGGCGCGGCCCTCAGTCTCCTGAAG AACTAcagagaagcggcggcggctttcACGGAAGCGCTGAAACTTGACCCTGAGAACTACGAGATCAAGATCGCGTTAAG AGAGGCGTTGGAGTGTCGGAAGAGAGCTGCACGCTCTGAAGAAGATAAGAACCcttga
- the LOC4352713 gene encoding uncharacterized protein isoform X2, producing MASSPSAVVLQAALDGDLHLLCEMAKKLDLRGFKDMNGRNALHLAASYGHLEICKFLVEESGLDVNSGSHRGETPILLAACDGDINVLIYLLDHGGDPAIPNAGGFMPLHYAAEYGHVDVVRLLLSKGVHVDPLNYSGAPLHLATANDHDQVAKVLLEHGADPNRVVNHVLSPLVVACCSHSLKCMKLLIKAGADVNDRSSTGPRTTPLVLAVDDGSADIVKILLEAGADPNIRNEDGRIPIMMAAARGQRELVEILFPRTKPIPCLPDWSVDGIIRTMRFTRTEPEDAVPVEILVSDSKLNAKEAFAEGEYITAIYFYTKALEKAPLDATLFANRSLCWLRLREGDVALLDARRCKALRPGWSKAWYREGAALSLLKRSGGGFHGSAET from the exons atggcctcctccccctccgccgtcgTCCTGCAGGCCGCCCTCGACGGCGACCTCCACCTCCTGTGTG AAATGGCCAAGAAGTTGGACCTGCGGGGATTCAAGGACATGAATGGGCGAAATGCGCTTCACTTGGCTGCAAGCTATGGGCATCTGGAGATCTGCAAGTTCCTGGTGGAGGAATCGGGCCTTGATGTCAACTCAGGCTCTCACAGAG GTGAGACACCAATACTTCTCGCCGCATGTGACGGGGACATTAATGTTTTAATATACCTTCTTGATCATGGTGGTGACCCAGCCATACCTAACGCGGGGGGCTTCATGCCGCTGCACTACGCAGCAGAGTACG GGCATGTTGATGTTGTGAGACTATTGCTGTCCAAAGGAGTTCATGTGGATCCTCTGAATTATAGTGGGGCCCCGCTGCACTTGGCTACCGCAAATGACCATGATCAGGTTGCGAAGGTTCTGCTTGAGCATGGTGCTGAT CCCAACAGAGTTGTCAACCATGTCCTTTCACCACTCGTTGTTGCTTGCTGCAGCCACTCCTTGAAATGCATGAAGTTACTGATCAAG GCTGGTGCTGATGTGAATGATAGAAGTTCTACTGGACCAAGAACGACCCCTTTAGTGCTTGCAGTTGATGATGGATCAGCCGATATTGTCAAAATCTTGCTAGAGGCTGGAGCTGACCCTAACATTCGTAACGAG GATGGGAGGATTCCTATCATGATGGCAGCAGCTCGTGGTCAACGAGAGCTTGTTGAAATTCTGTTTCCTAGGACAAAACCAATTCCATGTCTGCCAGATTGGAgtgttgatgggataattagaACTATGAGATTCACACGTACCGAACCTGAG GATGCAGTTCCTGTGGAAATACTAGTATCTGATTCGAAGTTAAATGCCAAGGAAGCATTTGCAGAGGGTGAATACATTACAGCAATCTACTTCTACACCAAG GCACTGGAAAAAGCCCCACTTGATGCCACCTTGTTCGCCAACCGCAGCCTCTGCTGGCTGCGGCTGCGAGAAGGAGACGTCGCTCTATTGGATGCGCGACGCTGCAAAGCCCTGCGCCCTGGTTGGTCCAAGGCATGGTACCGTGAGGGCGCGGCCCTCAGTCTCCTGAAG agaagcggcggcggctttcACGGAAGCGCTGAAACTTGA